One Peromyscus leucopus breed LL Stock chromosome 4, UCI_PerLeu_2.1, whole genome shotgun sequence genomic region harbors:
- the Sla2 gene encoding src-like-adapter 2 — translation MMGSLPSRRKSLSTSANPSSSGPVQGAVCTQAERSKVTAVALGSFPAGEQAGLSLRLGEPLTIISEDGDWWTVISEVSGREYHIPSVHVAKVSHGWLYEGLSRERAEELLLLPGNPGGAFLIRESQTRRGCYSLSIRLSRPASWDRIRHYRIQRLDNGWLYISPRLTFPSLQDLVDHYSELADDICCVLKEPCVLQKLGPLPSKDLPLPVTVQSTLLNWKELDSSLFLEAPASGEASPLSEGLRESLSSYISLTEDNPLDDA, via the exons ATGATGGGAAGTTTGCCCAGCAGAAGGAAAAGCCTGTCCACCAGCGCTAACCCCAGTTCCTCTGGGCCAGTCCAAGGAGCTGTGTGCACACAAGCAG AGAGAAGCAAGGTGACAGCTGTGGCCCTGGGCAGCTTCCCAGCAGGTGAGCAGGCTGGACTGTCTCTGAGACTCGGGGAGCCACTAACCATCATCTCTGA GGATGGAGATTGGTGGACGGTCATATCGGAAGTCTCGGGCAGAGAGTATCACATCCCCAGTGTGCATGTGGCTAAAGTCTCCCATGG GTGGCTGTATGAGGGCCTGAGCAGGGAGAGAGCTGAGGAACTGCTCTTGTTGCCTGGAAACCCCGGAGGGGCCTTCCTCATCAGAGAGAGCCAGACCAGGAGAG gctGCTATTCCCTGTCCATCCGACTCAGCCGCCCTGCATCTTGGGACCGGATCAGACACTACAGGATACAGCGCCTTGACAATGGCTGGCTGTACATCTCACCACGCCTCACCTTCCCCTCACTCCAGGACCTGGTGGACCATTACTCTG AGCTGGCAGATGACATCTGCTGTGTCCTCAAGGAGCCCTGCGTCCTGCAGAAGCTTGGCCCGCTACCTAGCAAAGATCTACCTCTCCCTGTGACTGTGCAGTCGACATTACTCAACTGGAAAGAGCTGGACAG TAGCCTGTTTTTGGAAGCGCCTGCCAGTGGGGAGGCATCTCCTCTCAGTGAGGGCCTCCGGGAATCCCTCAGCTCCTACATCAGCCTGACTGAGGATAACCCCTTGGATGACGCCTAG